In Populus trichocarpa isolate Nisqually-1 chromosome 16, P.trichocarpa_v4.1, whole genome shotgun sequence, a genomic segment contains:
- the LOC7468802 gene encoding probable xyloglucan endotransglucosylase/hydrolase protein 32, with product MALFPLLLLILMVPSSSNAQWPPSPGYWPGSRFRSMSFYQGYRNLWGYSHQRVDQNALTIWLDSTSGSGFKSVKPFRSGYFGASIKLQPGYTAGVITAFYLSNSEAHPGYHDEVDIEFLGTTFGKPYTLQTNVYIRGSGDGRIIGREMKFHLWFDPTKTFHYYAILWSPKEIIFLVDDVPVRRYPRKSATTFPLRPMWVYGSIWDASSWATENGKYKADYRYQPFVASYTNFKASGCSAYSPAWCHPVSASPFRSGGLTRQQYRSMRWVQRHHMVYDYCKDYKRDHSLTPECWG from the exons ATGGCTCTCTTTCCCTTACTTCTTCTCATTCTTATGGTTCCTTCCTCTAGTAATGCTCAATGGCCACCTTCACCTGGCTACTGGCCAGGTTCTAGGTTCAGGTCAATGAGCTTTTACCAAGGATACAGAAATCTCTGGGGTTATTCACATCAACGAGTAGACCAGAATGCGTTGACTATCTGGCTAGATAGCACATCAG GGAGTGGATTTAAATCAGTTAAACCATTTCGATCAGGGTATTTTGGTGCTTCCATTAAGCTCCAACCTGGCTACACTGCGGGAGTTATAACAGCTTTCTAT CTTTCAAATAGCGAAGCTCACCCTGGGTACCATGATGAAGTGGACATAGAATTTCTTGGCACAACATTTGGGAAGCCTTACACTTTGCAGACCAATGTTTACATCAGAGGAAGTGGGGATGGGAGAATCATTGGGAGAGAAATGAAGTTTCATTTATGGTTCGATCCAACCAAAACCTTCCATTATTATGCCATTCTTTGGAGTCCCAAGGAGATCAT ATTCCTCGTGGATGATGTGCCCGTTAGGAGGTACCCGAGGAAAAGCGCGACAACCTTTCCACTGAGGCCGATGTGGGTTTACGGTTCCATCTGGGATGCCTCATCTTGGGCTACTGAAAACGGAAAATACAAAGCTGATTACAGATATCAACCATTTGTTGCTAGTTACACCAATTTCAAAGCAAGCGGCTGCTCAGCCTATTCACCGGCCTGGTGCCACCCTGTGTCCGCCTCTCCGTTCCGGTCGGGTGGGCTCACAAGGCAACAATATAGAAGCATGAGATGGGTCCAAAGACACCACATGGTCTATGACTATTGCAAGGACTACAAGAGAGACCATTCCCTTACACCTGAGTGCTGGGGTTAG